The Sphingorhabdus sp. Alg231-15 genome has a segment encoding these proteins:
- a CDS encoding CC_3452 family protein, translating into MLISQTPLRHMAMLFVAILTTTLIFTASAANARSKQVAYTAELQQPVEATRHIIRGTVMHCAGTECKGAKSSSSVKTVCARLSRKVGPLASFTYKGEAVDAEALAKCNGDKNGAKQRIANRQ; encoded by the coding sequence ATGCTTATCTCCCAAACCCCATTGCGCCATATGGCCATGCTGTTTGTCGCCATTCTGACAACCACACTTATTTTTACCGCTAGCGCGGCTAATGCGCGCAGCAAGCAGGTGGCCTATACGGCCGAGCTGCAACAGCCCGTCGAGGCTACGCGCCATATTATCAGAGGTACGGTGATGCACTGCGCCGGCACCGAGTGCAAAGGGGCTAAAAGCAGCTCATCGGTCAAGACCGTCTGCGCTCGTTTGTCCCGCAAAGTCGGCCCTTTGGCATCTTTCACCTATAAAGGCGAAGCTGTTGATGCTGAGGCGCTTGCCAAGTGCAACGGAGACAAAAATGGCGCGAAGCAGCGGATCGCCAACCGCCAGTAA
- a CDS encoding winged helix-turn-helix transcriptional regulator yields MDKLTENLAELGNGCSLPISLEVIGERWCFMILRASFNGVRHFEDFLSEIGIARNILANRLTRLVEAGIMSRRPCDHDKRKVEYRLTDKGADLLSVIVAIRQWGEKWETGVRSNPVLADAKDRRPISQISIRAHDDRVLGLDDLCWIDEAELKSHAADHSGSADRADMVVRPLKEIGEPSAA; encoded by the coding sequence ATGGACAAATTAACCGAAAATCTTGCGGAACTCGGAAACGGCTGCTCACTGCCCATCTCTCTGGAAGTCATTGGCGAGCGCTGGTGCTTCATGATCTTGCGTGCCTCATTTAATGGCGTTCGCCATTTTGAAGACTTTCTCAGTGAGATAGGTATCGCGCGGAATATATTGGCAAACCGCCTGACCCGACTGGTCGAGGCAGGCATTATGTCCCGCCGCCCCTGTGATCATGATAAGCGCAAAGTCGAATATCGCCTGACCGACAAGGGCGCAGACCTGCTCAGTGTGATCGTTGCCATTCGCCAGTGGGGCGAAAAATGGGAAACCGGCGTGCGATCCAATCCGGTGCTGGCCGATGCCAAAGACCGTCGGCCAATCAGCCAGATTTCCATCCGCGCCCATGATGACCGCGTTCTCGGCCTGGATGATCTATGCTGGATTGATGAGGCTGAGCTTAAAAGCCATGCCGCCGACCATAGTGGTTCGGCAGATCGCGCCGATATGGTTGTTCGCCCTCTCAAGGAAATTGGCGAACCCTCTGCGGCTTGA
- a CDS encoding HD domain-containing protein has translation MGGPNEVRAKFPSMEEGTKEDWDIIGGHYMPFASKVADRVLDHLRLLDGDYGGFPVDRLEHSLQTATRAHRDGRPDDYVVMALLHDIGDTLGTFNHPDVAAAILKPFVSEKLHWITEKHGIFQGYYFFHHLGQDRDMREQFRGHEHFEDCAEFCEKYDQSAFDANYESAPLEFFEPIVRKVMARPINSIYVNE, from the coding sequence ATGGGCGGTCCCAACGAAGTCAGAGCAAAATTCCCTTCGATGGAGGAAGGCACCAAAGAAGACTGGGACATTATTGGCGGCCATTACATGCCCTTTGCCAGCAAAGTAGCAGACCGCGTCCTTGATCATTTGCGGTTGCTGGACGGCGACTATGGCGGATTTCCGGTCGACCGGCTGGAACATAGTTTGCAAACCGCAACCCGCGCGCACCGCGATGGCCGGCCGGATGACTATGTCGTGATGGCTTTGCTGCACGACATTGGGGATACTTTGGGCACGTTTAACCACCCTGATGTTGCCGCTGCGATCCTGAAACCCTTTGTCAGCGAAAAACTGCATTGGATTACAGAGAAACACGGAATTTTTCAGGGCTATTATTTTTTCCACCATCTCGGACAGGACCGCGATATGCGTGAACAGTTCCGTGGACATGAGCATTTTGAAGATTGTGCGGAATTTTGTGAAAAATATGACCAGTCGGCGTTTGACGCCAATTATGAAAGCGCACCGCTGGAATTTTTCGAACCGATTGTCCGCAAGGTTATGGCACGGCCAATTAACAGCATTTATGTCAACGAATAG